In Cryptomeria japonica chromosome 1, Sugi_1.0, whole genome shotgun sequence, the sequence TTGGATGGTTTGGACAATCCAAATTGCAGTGATGATGAGGAGGAACTGAGTCTAGAATAGGTGGAGTGACTATCAAAGGCTTTTGAATGTGCTCAATAGAGAGCATATTCAGATAGCCAGGGCCCGAGGCTCTCCAATGTGGGTTGAgggaagaaaaatatttttttccattGCCCATAGAAAACTTGTTCTCTGTTTTTTACCTTTGTCATTTATGCTTTTGATAAAATACGGTTATGAAAGGCCTTGTTTATTCGGTTGAGACTCTAAAATTCTACAGGAGTATTGCCTAGAAAGCTCCCCTATTTTGTATGTTTTTCTTAAGACTATGTAATGgttgttttataatttttaatagatCTTTTGGCTTCGACCTTTTACTGagccaatttttttttctatttataattATCTATTCAAGTATTGAATTTATTATTATTCTCTTATTACATTATTTAGTTGAGGGTTGGTGAGTGGATCCACCAATAATATCATGAGGTGATAATACTCTATTTAATACTTTACAAGTGTACTTACCATTGGACTTACAATTATCTTATCAACATTTTTCTTTCTTGAACACCATATCTCCTATCTCCTCTTATAGCGTAATTGTTTGTTCCTACCCATATAGAGCACCCATTCCGCCTTATTGATCCACCTATGCTTTGTGAGCTTGCAATTCACCTACCAATACACCTTTGGCTTGAATGTTGCTCTTCTCATCTTTTCTTGCAAGGTATTTCTTCCCTTCCTCTATTCACTTGAACTTATCTAGCTTGAATGTTGTCCTCTATTAGACTCTTTTGACTTGAATGTCCAATTCATGTTTCTCCCAACATtaaatttattgttaatattttatatCTATTAAATGTTATGTCAATATATAAAATCACATTTTATCTCAATCACATTAAATGTCATAATGCTGAATACCTTATAATGACATTGTATTCTATTTCCAAAATcactaaataataaaataaaaatcttcATGACGTAGAATATATGAATTGGCTAGAAAATATTGATTTAAAACTATTTATatgatcaaaaaataaaaaaggaaacatATCAATTACTATAACTTTtactttaaaattttcaatataaaatttatgaaaataacatttttatattttatatagatGAATAAAAGGTAAAAATGTAAGATTTTATCTTTATATATCTAATATATATTGTTGACAAAAACACACCAAAATAGAAAAAATCTTGATAACGTAGAATATATGAATTGactacaaaatattcatttaaacccATTTAcatgattaaaaattaaaaaagaaacatACAAATTACTATAAATTAtactttaaaatttaatataaaatttatgaaaataacatcttttatattttatatagatAAATAAAAGGTAAAACATAAGACTTTATCTTAATAAgtctaatatatattttttacaaaGCACACCAAAttagtttatatatataataaaatacaaATTCGTCAACACACACATTGGACTAATTATtactttataattaaatactttagTCCACCCTAAAAGTTATAATACAATAATTATCCGTAGGCATTCGCTATAACAACTATTGATAACCATGTTCTCTTAAATCACATATAAAGAaacccaaaaaattatcaaaacctATATACAACTTAAGAACTTAAGATATACAAAATTAAGATGGATGGGTACTCGTACCCTTCCCTATGTAACACCCACTCTTCTCTCCACTTGAAACAAACTAAAGATTAATATTAGCACATAGTCATTGGCTATAACCATAGGAGTCGTCCTCCTTGCAATTCAAGATATCCCTAGGAACTGGCCTGCCTTAAACAAcaacacactaagcaacatattaagtctagagaatgtagtcaactctgagtgtttaacacttttaatccTAGAAATCAAAACTTAAAGTGCGTGATTAACCTTGGGTTAAGAACTTAGGCTGCATGATAAGAAAACCCAAAAGAAATTGTCAAAATCTGATTTaaaatatacaaaattaaaaccccCATCCCCTATTTAACACCCAACTCTTCTCCCTCATTGAATCAGACCAAAAATGGACATTAGCACAGACTCCATGGCTATATCCATAGGACTTCTCCTCCTAGCAACTCTTCTTCTCCTCCTAAACAAGTCCTCTGCAAGCACTAAAACCCATCTTCCCATGGGAACCATGGGATGGCCGGTACTGGGAGAGACCCTGCAATATGCAGCCTTGCGGAGGGCCAACAGAGGTTGTCACTTTCACGGGGAGAGAAGAAAACGATACGGACCAGAGATCTGCAAGACCCATTTGCTCGGATCCCCTGTGGCTATCCTCCATGGTTCTGCAGGCATCCGATTTCTCCATTCCAACGAAAACAAACTCGTTCAAAGCACCTGGCCCTCCTCTATCATCTCTCTATTCGGAAACTCCCTCTTTAGTAAAGTTGGGGACGATGCCAAAGATCTGAGGGCAACGTTGCTCACATTTTTGAAGCCCGAGGCTCTGCAAAAATTCGTGGGAACAGTTGATTCCATAGTTAATGAGCAACTGAGTCGGGACTGGGTAGGAAAGCAACAAATCAAAGCCTTTCCTCTCACGAAGCGTTGCTTGTTTTCCGTGGCTTGTGTTTTCTTTGTCAGCCTTGAGGAAGGAGCACTGCAGGATGAGCTTTATGCCCATTTTCTTGACTTGCTCACCGGAATGGTGAAGATTCCTCTGAATTTGCCGGGGACTCTGTACCGGAAAGCCATTGTTGGCAGCGAGCAGATCCGCCGGATTCTTCAGACCTTGATTGAGAAGAGAAGGAGGGATCTGTCAAGCGGTTCGGCTTCCTCAGACCAGGATCTTTTGTCTTTCTTGCTTTGTAATAAAGATGAGCGTGGGAATACTATGGCGGAAGGTGATGTTAAGGATAATATTATGATGCTTTTGATAGCCGGGCATGAGACCAGCGTGATAACGGTGACGATGCTTTTGAAATTTCTGGCTCTCAATCGAGACTGCTACCGTGAGGTCCTTCGAGGTATGGTTGTATAGCAGGGTCTTATGTGAtatctatttttgttgttcttGCTTGTAATGTTTATTGAGGTGTGAGGAAATGGTGCAGAGCAAGTGGGTATTGCCCGAGCGAAGGGAGAAAAGCAGCTGCAATGGTGTGACCTTCAGAAAATGAAGTATACATGGAGAGCTGCTCAGGAGACTCTTAGAATCCTTCCTCCATCGGAAGACATGTGGCGCAAGGCCCTCGTAGACATCTCCTATGGTGGTTTCATCGTCCCCAAAGGATGGAAGGTATATATTTCTAGTGTTTCAAAAATCTTGTGAAATGTTTGGGTCTAAATATCATtttttaagttttgatttgtttaagTGGTTTCGTTTAAAGGTTGCATTTTAAGCTTTGATTTGTTTAGGTAGTTCATTTGAAATTACACTAGCTTCTTTATTAGGACCCCTTCTATGAGTGCAATTTCAAATGAGTCACCTGAGGAAGTCAAAACTTAGAGTGTGTTGTTTAAGCTAGATGGTTTAGGTGGTTAACTCACTTTTCATCATTCCTAAAGGATGTAAGGTACATGTCTTCTAATTTGGTCGGGCTTAAACAAAAGACTCTAAGCTTTGGCTTGTTTAGGTAGCTCATTTGAAATTACACTAGCTTTTCTAGTTGGGTACACCTGTTAGTGTGATTTCAGATGAACCTCATAAGAAAGTCCAAAGATAAGAGTGTGTTGTTTAAGCCAAACCTACGCTTCCCAAGCTTAAAAAATCCTAGAAAAACTATACCAACATGTTAATTTGTATTTAACATTTATTTGATGTTAAAGATTTTTTATTAGATAGAAAATGTGTGATTTTTGAGAGCTACTAAATTAGTGTGCTTACCCTTAGTGTTTAGGATTTCAATGAATGTCATTGTGGTCAATGTATAAATGTTTATATGGGGTATTTTATTTGAATCATATGTTTGTTGTTTAAGTCTGTTTTTCAACAAaatcattattattaatattttatatttttaatgagGTGTAGTTGCTATGGTCGACGAACTCAACTCATAAAAATGCAGAATATTTTGAGGATCCTGAAAGGTTTGATCCATCAAGGTTCGAGGGGAATGCCCCTGCTCCTTACACATTTGTGCCATTTGGAGGTGGGCCAAGAATGTGCCCAGGGAATGAATTTGCACGCATGGTAATACTTGTTCTTATTCACAACATTGTTACTAAGTTTGAGTGGGATTTAGTAGATGTGAACGAGAAGGTGAGTGTTGATCCAATGCCTGCCCCGGTGGATGGCTTGCCCATCCGAATCTATTGCCACTCTCTTACTAGTTTAATTGCTATGTTGTAAATTCAATATATTGTTCAAACCTTATAGTTTCACTTTTAACAGTTGATTCCTTCAAGCTCCTAATTTCAATAATCTGAATTAATAGTCGTAAATTTTTTTCGCTCTTCAAAATAGCATTGTTAATGTTTAAGATGTAATATTgctaattattattaaaaatttaaagaaTTTATACTAGAACCAACATATGTGGATGGTATTGAATTATTAATAGTTTTTATAgttaaagttttgtttttttaattggtAATGAGTTGGGATATCCGGCCTATAAATATGGACATGTGTATTAGCTTTTTAATTGCACATATTACGTTTTTTTAAATAactatattttcaaaaaaaattaaatgaatgtaTACCTTGAGTATAAATAGAAAAACATAAAcacactttaaaaaataaaattgaggaaTGTTATTATAATGCAAAACATTATATAATAAATAGTTTTACAGCTATTAAACTTAATGTCTTCTTTCCCTATTTATCTATATAGTAGTTTTGATTTTTGTCTTAAACACTTCATTGTATTGTACAATAATTGAATTCTAGTCTCTAAATAagacatatataatttataatataaatatgagaacctattttatgtaatattattCCATCATAATTAACTTATATACAAAAAAAAGTTTAATGTACTATAAGATTCACCAAGGATGTAGGCAATTAAGCACTAGATCCAGGGTCTAGGTGAGTGAAGAATGTTAtaatagatattaaaaaaaatagattgttaaatataatatattaattattcgAAATAGGTACAAcaaaaatacaatgaaataaatgGGATGATTGAAATAATGTGAGGGATGTAAGAGTGCAAGATAACTTATAAGATAGATACTCAAGTGTGAGGAAAATGTTATATTTATAGGACATACTACTATAAGAGTCCTAAATAGAAATAATCACATCTAAGTGAGAAATCTTAATTGGAAACAATTACATCCAAATGAGGATCCCTAATTGGATACAACCACTAGTATTTTGTCTCCCTAAGGTGTTACCTCTTTTAGAAGGTCCTAGCACATATACACAAATACAAACTTACCCAAGTCAAAGCTTAGCTTAACAATTTTATCTTGATATGTATAATATAAATTTATCATAATAaattaatgcataaaataaaataatataataacattCTCCATAAGCATAAATTAGGTGGGTATTGATGGGCCACAATAATTTATAGCCATTTATTAGGTAACACCATACAAAATGTGCActtacaagaaaagaaaaagagaaaacacATACAAAAAACAAGccataaagattaaaaaaaaaatgaggacTATGTAGCTACCTAAAAATAAAGAATCATCCTAAaattgttataacatttaaaatcAAAAGAGCGACTTTAAAAACAAGggataatttatgtatatatttgcatATTGAGTGTTGTAATAGGTGACTTTAAAAAGAATGATATAtcacttttttttttatgaatatatgCATTTGTTTCTATTAATTAAAAGATATATCACTTTTTCAAAGGAAGAAAGCAACAAACTATGATTCTATAGAATTCCTACTTTATAGGTGGAAAAAGGGAAGTGATCAAGGTgaagatctaaaaaatttgctcaCATGTCTCTTGAGTCTTCGTCACTGCAATTGGGTGATATATAATATTTAGATACAATAACCATGTATGGATGACTAATAACATTGGTATGTGATCTAAACTCATGAGACTTAAATATTCCTATAGTCAATGGTGGAAACACAATGTGAACTTAAGAACTATATATAAGATGTGTCACTTTAAAAGTATGTAGAGGTAGAGATAGAATATAAATGATAAAATGAACACTTATTACATCTATGGATGGAGATCAAACTCCATAGGAATCATCATCGAAGAGAACAAAAATGCTCTCAATAGTTTCATTCAAATCTTAAGTATGTGATTCTATAAATGAATGAGTGCACGATCATGATTGGCCAAATAGGCCTCTAAGTGGCAATGGAAATACAAAAAAATAGAGTTAAGCAACTTTGCATAAAAATTCGAATAGGTTATTAACATAATTTGGAAAACATATAGGAGTAGAATTTGTATAAAATTCTAATAGAAAACATACTAGtttctttctttaaaaaaataaaattatttggtgaaaaattcaaaatttcattgtaCTAGAACTATatagtttaaaaaaatataaaGCATGTGTTTGTTTGGCCAGCCTAAATATGAGAAAAAAAGTTCCGAACCTTTCAATATAAGTAGAGGATACATGCTCAGACTGGAacatatttttttgcatttttttgcaagTAAATAATTAGTTATGAATTGTTTAGTATGACttcttagaaatattaaaaaataattatctaaccaccttaacttggtaaaAAAATTATGAGATTCATTTTTTCTTTACCTATAATTTGTGAAGTGCAGAGTGTAATGCATCTTtcagattttaaaattttgaaattgtttGCAAGTTGTAGAAATCAACCTATCAATAAGGCTTTACACATAGTGTATGTAAAAATTCAGTAATAATTATCCATTGAATTCAAAATAATACATATACTATATTATTACAATGCAAACAATTTCTTGAATAAATTCttttttgtttcatcaaattcaaataaaaaaatgattaGTACGAAGGGTGAAGTATGAAAAGCCAAGAAAAACCTCTAAGCATGTTGGGGCAAACAATTTCTTGAAtaaattcttttttatttcatcaaattcaaataaaaaaatgattaGTACGAAGGGTGAAGTATGAAAAGCCAAGAAAAACCTCTAAGCATGTTGGGGCAGTTGACTTTTTAGGTTTGGCACCCTCAAACTAAATCCTTGTTGGTAGGAAAGACGAGTAGCCAAACATAGTTCGAGAGAACATATTGCATCTTGTTGCATCAAGCCTGTAGAGCATAAGACCAAAGAGACATCATCTAGGTTAGGGATACTATGCATGTGTAACATCCATTAGATATAAGTATAGCATAAGATGTAAATGTCATAAGAGAGGAGAATAAAATATGAGATAAGAATGTAATAGAAGATAGAGTGAATAGATACGAATAAATATAATATGAAGGTATAGAAGGATATAACTTAGCATATATAAGAGTGTATATGATGTactaaattaatataaataatacaATTAATTTGAATTCCATATTTGATGTAATATGTAGTTAGTCTCATGTGCAGATCTAATTCCTTGTTCCCTTAATAGGAATGAGTACTAGGTATAAATTACAACACTAAGAAATTAATTGGGGCTCAAAGCATTAGTCTATGTCACCCTATATTTATTGCTATCATTGGTTTTATTTTTGAGACCTTGGTTAGGTCCTACTAAGGACaacaaggatttttttttttcaaatccaaaatcttaaattggataaaggagaaaagaaaagatgaaaataatattaaaatctaCAACACTATCCTCTTGACATCTACCATCCAAGAGAAGGGGTTACACACCAAGGGGATGGGGAATAGAAAGAGGGAGGAATTTTGAAAGGATACTTAAAGAGATATGACCAATAGAAGATTTACCAGACAATTTTCATGGGAAAGAATAAAGGAGAAAAGTAAACCCAAACTAAAAACACCCATGGAAAAATGAGATAAGATAAATACAAGAGATATCATGGAGCATATTACATTAGCAAGAAAAGTGACAATGGTCAACCTAAACAATTTGGAAAGAAGACAAAGGAAAATTTTAGATACAGAATAGAGACATCACAAAAGGATGTAATGCAGAGAAGAGAATGACTAAGAATTCTAATGTGGGTGTTGTTGAGCACACCAAGGTGAGTGATATTGACGACAAAAAGAAAGAGAAACTAGAAATTAAGTGGAAGACATGTAGGAGAAAGAAAATCCATGTTTGGAGAAAGCAGAATGAATACTAACTAGCATAAAACAAGGTATTGATGACTAAAAATTCAAGAATATATTTGTTAGGGGAATATAGTAGAAAGGAGGCTCCAACCCTATCACAATTACCTAAAAGCCCTATAAATAAATAAGAATTGGCAAACATAAAAATCAAATTAGATGACatttatttagaattttaaaaaacTTTGGAGGTTACCTATACATGAAGAATATTTAGAAGAATTATTTTTAATAGGAGTATAAAAAAATTAAGGAGagaag encodes:
- the LOC131042241 gene encoding cytochrome P450 716B1-like; this translates as MGWPVLGETLQYAALRRANRGCHFHGERRKRYGPEICKTHLLGSPVAILHGSAGIRFLHSNENKLVQSTWPSSIISLFGNSLFSKVGDDAKDLRATLLTFLKPEALQKFVGTVDSIVNEQLSRDWVGKQQIKAFPLTKRCLFSVACVFFVSLEEGALQDELYAHFLDLLTGMVKIPLNLPGTLYRKAIVGSEQIRRILQTLIEKRRRDLSSGSASSDQDLLSFLLCNKDERGNTMAEGDVKDNIMMLLIAGHETSVITVTMLLKFLALNRDCYREVLREQVGIARAKGEKQLQWCDLQKMKYTWRAAQETLRILPPSEDMWRKALVDISYGGFIVPKGWKLLWSTNSTHKNAEYFEDPERFDPSRFEGNAPAPYTFVPFGGGPRMCPGNEFARMVILVLIHNIVTKFEWDLVDVNEKVSVDPMPAPVDGLPIRIYCHSLTSLIAML